The DNA window GCTTGGGCTGCGTGTGGGTCCGTCGTGCCGCCATTCGTCCCGTCCCCTCCTATGCCCTCGTCCCCACGCGGGTCCTGGAGCAGATCGAGGAGCAACTCGCGGAGGACGACGACGACTCCCGCCAGCAGCTCGATGACGCGTTCACCCGCTTCGAGCGCACCCAGCCAGCCCTCGCCGAGCGCATCTCCGCTGTCTTGTCGCGCCCCCTGGACGAGACGGCGCTCGCCCTCGGCTACTTCCTGACCCTCGCCATCTGGCTCGCCTTCGACGAGACCTTCGACAAGGACCTCCAGGAGGTCAACGAGACCGGCCTGACCAGCGTCGAAGAGGCGCTCGCCCTCGACGAGCAGATCCGCCTCGCGGACCCGGCCGAAGCCGTCGACTCCGACGACGTCATCGCCATGGAGCAGCCCGATGTCCTCGCCTTCGTGCAGGAGCACCTCGACGCGGCGCTCGAGGCCAATGCCAACGACGTGAACGTCGACGACGTCCACGAGATCTACCGCGTGGTCCTCATCGAGGTCCTGGCCCTGAGCTATGCCGTGCGGCCTCCCTCCAACTGGGCCGCGCTCCCCAGCGAATTCACCGCGTAAAGTCTCGCGTTCATCGTGCGGCGCCTCGACGCCCCCGGCTCGCTCCAGCCGGCGGGCATCGCGCGGCGCGTCCTGCGGTGTGCGTCAGGAGGCCTTCCTCTGTAGCTCCTCTGGCGCCTCCGGCTCCTGGTCCTCGTCACCCGCCCCTGGCTCCCGCACCTCTTCGAGCGGCTCGAAGGCCGGCCCTTGCAGCACCTCGCCGGTCGGCGAGAACCGTGACCCGTGGCACGGACAATCCCAGCTCTTCTCCTCGCTGTTCCAGTGCACCACGCCCCCGAGGTGAGAGCACACCGCCGACACCTCGTGGAGCGACCCCTCCTCGTCCCGGTACACCGCGACCTTGTGGATCCCCCGCTGCACGACGGAGCCACCACCGCGCGGGATGTCGTCGGGCGTCGAGAGCGGCGCCCGCCCCAGCCATTCGGCGTAGTGACGCGCCACCTTCAGGTTCTCGCGCGCGTACTCTCCCACCGCCCGCAGCGTCCTGCGCCGTGGGTTGTAGAGGGACGTCCAGGGGTTCTCGCGCCCCGAGATCAAGTCGCTCAGCAGCATCCCGGCGATCGTCCCGTGGGTCATCCCCTGCCCCGAGTCGCCCGTCGCGATGTACACGTTCTTGCTGTGTCCCGGGTCGGCGCCGATGAACCCGAGCCCGTCCACCGGCTCCATCACCTGCCCCGACCACCGCGCGATCATCTCCCCGCTCACCGGGAACCGCGCCCTCGCCCACGCCTCCAGCCGCGCATAGCGCTCCTCGGCGTCATCGGCTTCCCCGGTCTTGTGATCCTCGCCGCCCACGATCACCATCTCGGTGAACCCCCCGTCCTCCCGCTGCACCCGGTGCAGACGCGCGTAGTGGTACGGATCCTCGGTGTCCCAGTAGAGACCCCGCGGCACGCCCAGCTCCGGCACGGGCAGCGCCACCGCGTACGAGCGGTAAGGCGCCTGCTTCGTGTGGATCGCGAACCTGTCGTTGATCGGC is part of the Chondromyces crocatus genome and encodes:
- a CDS encoding FAD-dependent oxidoreductase; this translates as MPITAPSLEESTTADVCIVGAGIAGLTAAYLLQRSGVSVVVLDRGPIGGGETAQTTAHLASAMDEGFEQLIRLFGHEGAQLAYESHASAIDTIEAITRGEGIECEFARVDGYLFLGAGQAPDLLDRELEAATRLGFPGVERLERAPLAAFDTGPCLRFPQQGMFHPLRYLAGLVAAVLRDGGRVFEGTPVTHVDGGESPTVWTRDGLHVRAKAVIVATNTPINDRFAIHTKQAPYRSYAVALPVPELGVPRGLYWDTEDPYHYARLHRVQREDGGFTEMVIVGGEDHKTGEADDAEERYARLEAWARARFPVSGEMIARWSGQVMEPVDGLGFIGADPGHSKNVYIATGDSGQGMTHGTIAGMLLSDLISGRENPWTSLYNPRRRTLRAVGEYARENLKVARHYAEWLGRAPLSTPDDIPRGGGSVVQRGIHKVAVYRDEEGSLHEVSAVCSHLGGVVHWNSEEKSWDCPCHGSRFSPTGEVLQGPAFEPLEEVREPGAGDEDQEPEAPEELQRKAS